One window of Candidatus Methylocalor cossyra genomic DNA carries:
- a CDS encoding argininosuccinate synthase yields MANPSVKKVALAYSGGLDTSVILQWLRETYQCEIVTFTADLGQGEELEPARAKAEAMGIKEIYIDDLKEEFARDFVFPMFRANAVYEGEYLLGTSIARPLIAKRLIEIVNETGCDAISHGATGKGNDQVRFELGAYALKPDIKIIAPWREWDLNSRESLLAYAKQHNIPIEMQRGQASPYSMDANLLHISYEGGPLEDPWAEPEESMWRRTVAPEAAPDRPLYLELSFQRGDVVAIDGERLTPAAVLTRLNALGGAHGVGRLDLVENRYVGMKSRGCYETPGGTILLKAHRALESLTLDREVAHLKDELMPRYASLIYNGYWWSPERLLLQRLIDASQATVNGEVRVKLYKGNVTVVGRKSASSSLFDPGIATFEDDQGAYDQKDAEGFIKLNALRLRVAATRGAKFA; encoded by the coding sequence ATACGTCCGTTATCCTGCAATGGCTCCGGGAGACCTACCAGTGCGAGATCGTCACCTTCACCGCCGACCTCGGCCAGGGCGAGGAGCTGGAGCCGGCCCGGGCCAAGGCCGAGGCGATGGGCATCAAGGAGATCTACATCGACGATCTTAAGGAGGAGTTCGCCCGCGATTTCGTATTCCCGATGTTCCGCGCCAACGCTGTCTACGAGGGCGAATACCTGCTTGGCACCTCCATCGCCCGCCCGCTGATCGCCAAGCGCCTGATCGAAATCGTCAACGAAACCGGTTGCGACGCCATCAGCCACGGCGCCACCGGCAAAGGCAATGACCAGGTGCGCTTCGAGCTGGGTGCCTACGCCCTCAAGCCGGACATCAAGATCATCGCGCCCTGGCGGGAATGGGATCTGAACTCGCGGGAAAGCCTGCTGGCCTATGCCAAGCAGCACAACATCCCCATCGAGATGCAGCGCGGGCAGGCTTCGCCCTATTCCATGGACGCCAATCTGCTGCACATCTCCTACGAGGGAGGGCCGCTGGAGGATCCCTGGGCCGAGCCGGAAGAATCCATGTGGCGCCGGACCGTCGCCCCGGAGGCTGCCCCGGATCGGCCGCTCTACTTGGAGCTCAGCTTCCAGCGGGGGGACGTGGTGGCCATCGACGGCGAGCGTCTGACTCCGGCGGCGGTCTTGACCCGGCTGAACGCCTTGGGGGGCGCCCATGGGGTGGGGCGGCTGGATCTCGTGGAAAACCGCTACGTGGGCATGAAGTCCCGGGGCTGCTACGAGACTCCCGGTGGCACCATCCTGCTCAAGGCCCACCGCGCCCTGGAATCCCTAACCCTGGACCGCGAGGTGGCCCACCTCAAGGACGAGCTCATGCCGCGCTACGCTAGCCTGATCTACAACGGCTATTGGTGGAGCCCGGAACGGTTGCTGCTGCAGCGCTTGATCGATGCCTCCCAGGCCACTGTCAACGGCGAGGTGCGCGTCAAGCTGTACAAGGGCAATGTCACGGTGGTCGGGCGGAAATCGGCCAGCAGCAGCCTGTTCGACCCCGGTATCGCCACCTTCGAGGACGATCAGGGCGCCTATGACCAGAAGGACGCGGAGGGCTTCATCAAGCTGAACGCGCTGCGCCTTAGGGTCGCCGCCACCCGGGGCGCGAAATTCGCCTGA
- a CDS encoding methyltransferase domain-containing protein, producing MKRLFDTGKYYFRRIERLVNQLGSGRQCYICKRRFGHFYPYRNGAEVASPFIKELDLISGDTRNFSCAYCGCHDRERHLFMYFDRLDLWARLRQAAVLHFAPEGKLEDAIIRQGPREYIKADLKPARPDIRPMSVTDIPFPNGHFDFIFCCHVLEHVPDDRRAMAELYRVLRPGGQAVLQTPFSNLLAHTFEDPAIDTDSLRWRYYGQEDHVRLFGRDLFSKLQAAGFRLDLKRHADHFTPEETRRYGVSAKEDLILVVKPTDAQAETFPAAA from the coding sequence ATGAAACGACTCTTCGACACGGGTAAATACTATTTCCGCCGCATCGAGCGCCTGGTCAACCAACTGGGTTCGGGCCGTCAGTGCTACATTTGCAAACGCCGTTTCGGGCACTTCTATCCCTATCGCAACGGTGCGGAAGTGGCCTCGCCGTTCATCAAGGAACTGGACCTGATATCCGGCGACACCCGTAATTTTTCCTGCGCCTACTGCGGTTGCCACGACCGCGAGCGGCACTTGTTCATGTACTTCGACCGGTTGGACCTGTGGGCGCGCCTCCGGCAGGCCGCGGTGCTGCATTTCGCCCCAGAGGGCAAGCTAGAGGACGCCATCATCCGGCAAGGTCCCCGCGAGTACATCAAGGCCGACCTTAAACCGGCCCGGCCGGACATTCGGCCGATGAGCGTCACCGACATCCCATTCCCCAACGGCCATTTCGATTTCATCTTCTGCTGCCATGTGCTGGAGCACGTCCCCGACGACCGCCGGGCCATGGCGGAACTGTACCGGGTGCTGAGGCCGGGCGGCCAGGCGGTGTTGCAGACCCCGTTCTCCAATCTGCTCGCCCACACCTTCGAGGATCCTGCCATCGATACCGATTCACTGCGCTGGCGTTATTACGGCCAGGAGGACCATGTGCGGCTATTCGGGCGCGACCTATTCTCCAAGCTGCAGGCCGCTGGGTTCCGCTTGGACCTGAAACGCCACGCCGACCATTTCACCCCGGAGGAGACCCGCCGCTACGGGGTGAGCGCCAAAGAAGACTTGATCCTGGTGGTCAAGCCCACGGACGCCCAGGCGGAAACCTTTCCGGCGGCCGCCTGA
- a CDS encoding alpha/beta hydrolase: MLLASCTPLTHPPGPRIGPAQLARAHFVAADGAVLPVRSWLPKDRPPQAVLVALHGFNDYSRAFAQPGEYLSAHGIAVYAYDQRGFGNAPGRGLWAGSAAYADDLAEFTAQLRQRYRSTPLYILGESMGGAVAIVAMTSDHPPSADGLILSAPAVWARDTMPWYQRALLFLTANLLPGLELTGEGLRIQASDNLAVLRGLGSDPLVIKATRVDAIAGLADLMDEAQRRVGLLNRPVLVLYGEKDQVIPKEPVYLMLRKLLHHPEVRIGFYEGGYHLLLRDLGAAKPLGDIAAWIADRSHPLPSGAEQRGALALAKF, from the coding sequence TTGCTCCTAGCCAGCTGCACGCCGCTCACCCATCCACCCGGCCCGAGGATCGGCCCGGCCCAGCTCGCCCGCGCCCATTTCGTGGCCGCCGACGGCGCGGTGTTGCCGGTGCGCTCCTGGTTGCCGAAGGATCGGCCGCCGCAGGCGGTCCTGGTGGCCCTGCACGGCTTTAACGACTATAGCCGGGCATTCGCCCAGCCGGGGGAATACCTCAGCGCCCACGGCATCGCCGTCTATGCCTACGACCAGCGCGGCTTTGGGAATGCTCCCGGCCGGGGGCTGTGGGCCGGCTCCGCCGCCTACGCCGACGACCTCGCCGAGTTCACCGCCCAACTCCGCCAACGCTACCGCAGTACCCCGCTCTACATCCTCGGGGAAAGCATGGGCGGCGCGGTGGCCATCGTCGCCATGACCTCGGACCATCCCCCGAGCGCAGACGGCCTGATTCTTTCCGCACCGGCGGTATGGGCGCGTGACACCATGCCCTGGTATCAGCGGGCACTCCTGTTCCTTACGGCAAATCTTCTGCCGGGGCTGGAACTGACCGGCGAGGGACTGCGCATCCAGGCGTCGGACAATCTCGCGGTGCTGCGGGGGCTTGGCAGCGATCCCTTGGTGATCAAGGCCACTCGGGTGGACGCCATCGCCGGATTGGCCGATCTCATGGACGAAGCCCAACGCCGGGTCGGCCTTCTCAACCGGCCGGTCCTGGTGCTCTACGGCGAAAAGGATCAGGTGATACCCAAGGAGCCCGTCTACCTGATGCTACGGAAGCTGCTCCACCATCCCGAGGTGCGCATCGGCTTCTACGAGGGCGGCTACCACCTGTTGCTCCGGGACTTGGGTGCCGCCAAACCGTTGGGCGACATCGCGGCCTGGATCGCAGATCGCTCCCATCCCTTGCCCTCGGGCGCGGAACAGCGCGGCGCCCTGGCCCTGGCCAAGTTCTAA
- a CDS encoding formylmethanofuran dehydrogenase subunit B, which yields MTETTPPRVFENVPSPFCGLASDDLKIAVDGLHVQVLENGDPITVAGFEAPLGDATPRVGGQPAALERAVARAAELLAEARLPVFSGFGTDVDDTRAALALIDRCRGVFDQLRAEGSVRNLLALADSGWMATTLGELKNRVDLLVAFGTDIEAQFPRFFERFVWNGEALFGGATSQREVVIIGPAPAGRAATAPDGRPPRVLPCPPEHLPEVAATLAALARGAELRAEQAGGIPIGELRDLVERLRRASYGVVTWAAGQLNFPHAELAIQQLCRLVVALNRETRCSVLPLGGQDGDRTASQVAAWISGYPTRVSYARGYPEYDPYHNATARLLAAGEADALVWVSSLSLAPPPSSEVPTIVIGRSGMRFEREPEVFIPVGVPGIDFTGHMYRCDNVVALPLYALREAGLPRASAVLRAIEAALEAGT from the coding sequence ATGACCGAAACCACCCCCCCGCGAGTCTTCGAAAACGTTCCCAGTCCCTTCTGCGGCCTTGCCTCCGACGATCTGAAGATCGCGGTGGACGGGCTCCACGTCCAGGTGCTGGAAAACGGCGATCCCATCACGGTAGCGGGCTTCGAGGCGCCCCTCGGCGATGCCACACCCCGCGTGGGCGGTCAACCCGCCGCGCTAGAGCGGGCAGTGGCGCGCGCCGCCGAGCTGCTGGCCGAGGCCCGTCTGCCGGTGTTCAGCGGGTTCGGCACCGATGTGGACGACACCCGCGCCGCCCTGGCCCTGATCGACCGTTGCCGGGGCGTCTTCGACCAGCTGCGGGCGGAAGGCAGTGTGCGCAACCTATTGGCGCTGGCCGATTCTGGCTGGATGGCGACCACCCTGGGCGAGCTCAAGAACCGGGTGGACCTGCTGGTGGCCTTCGGTACCGATATCGAAGCCCAGTTCCCGCGTTTCTTCGAGCGCTTTGTCTGGAACGGGGAAGCCCTGTTCGGGGGTGCCACCTCGCAGCGCGAGGTGGTCATCATCGGTCCCGCCCCCGCCGGGCGTGCCGCGACCGCCCCGGACGGCCGTCCCCCTCGGGTGCTACCTTGCCCGCCCGAGCACCTGCCGGAAGTGGCCGCCACCCTCGCCGCTCTGGCCCGGGGCGCAGAGCTGCGGGCTGAACAAGCCGGCGGCATCCCCATCGGCGAACTGCGCGACTTGGTGGAACGGCTGCGCCGGGCGAGCTACGGTGTGGTGACCTGGGCGGCCGGGCAGCTGAACTTCCCCCACGCGGAACTGGCGATCCAGCAGCTGTGCCGGTTGGTCGTCGCGCTGAACCGGGAGACTCGCTGCTCGGTGTTGCCCCTCGGGGGGCAGGACGGCGACCGCACCGCCAGCCAGGTGGCAGCGTGGATCAGCGGCTACCCGACCCGGGTCAGCTATGCGCGCGGCTACCCGGAGTACGATCCCTACCACAACGCCACGGCCCGGCTCCTGGCTGCGGGCGAAGCGGACGCCTTGGTTTGGGTGTCCAGCCTGAGCCTGGCCCCGCCCCCCTCAAGCGAAGTGCCGACCATCGTTATCGGCCGCTCGGGGATGCGCTTCGAGCGCGAACCCGAGGTGTTCATCCCGGTGGGGGTGCCGGGCATCGACTTTACGGGACACATGTACCGCTGCGACAACGTTGTCGCGCTGCCCTTGTACGCCCTGCGGGAAGCGGGCCTGCCCCGGGCGTCGGCGGTGCTGCGGGCGATCGAAGCGGCGTTGGAGGCGGGGACCTAA
- a CDS encoding formylmethanofuran dehydrogenase subunit A, with protein MLIKLTGGKVYDPAHNVDGQVRDIYIRDGRIVAPQAEPPDREYDLSGKVVMAGAIDMHTHIGGGKVTIARNLLPEDHRGDPVARTGQKRAGCGHAAPSTLTTGYRYAEMGYTAGFEPAVLPINARQAHMEMADIPLLDVGGYVMLGSDDFFLRLLSSGAEQAVINDYVAWTLHAAQAIGIKVVNPGGISAFKFNQRKLDLDEAHRYYGVTPRQILQSLARAVYELGVPHPLHVHGCNLGVPGNLDTTLNTIAAVDGLPLHLTHIQFHSYGTEGDRKFSSGAARIAEAVNKHRNITVDVGQILFGQTVTASGDTMRQFANAHHAHPNKWVCMDIECDAGCGVVPFKYKDQNFVNALQWCIGLEIFLLVEDPWRIFLTTDHPNGAPFTSYPHLIRLLMDKSFRNDRLASLHPEAVAQSTLGSIDREYSLYEIAIMTRAGAARLLGLADRGHLGPGAAADITVYTEDDDKERMFARPDYVFKDGELVVERGEVVKVVWGNVHTVKPEFDRAAIEARLRPYFDRYQTMKLDNFIIRDWELEGDGRSKILVHPCRGRG; from the coding sequence ATGCTGATCAAGCTCACCGGCGGCAAGGTCTACGATCCCGCCCACAACGTCGACGGCCAGGTGCGGGACATCTACATCCGCGATGGCCGCATCGTCGCGCCCCAGGCGGAGCCGCCCGACCGGGAATACGATTTGAGCGGCAAGGTGGTCATGGCCGGGGCCATCGACATGCACACCCACATCGGCGGCGGCAAGGTCACCATCGCCCGCAATCTGTTACCCGAGGACCACCGCGGCGATCCGGTGGCCCGCACCGGCCAGAAGCGGGCCGGCTGCGGCCACGCCGCGCCCTCCACCCTGACCACCGGCTACCGTTATGCCGAGATGGGCTATACCGCTGGCTTCGAACCGGCGGTACTGCCCATCAATGCCCGCCAGGCCCACATGGAGATGGCCGATATCCCGCTGCTGGACGTGGGCGGTTATGTCATGCTGGGCAGCGACGACTTTTTCCTGCGTCTCCTCTCCTCCGGCGCCGAGCAGGCGGTCATCAACGACTACGTGGCCTGGACCCTACACGCGGCGCAGGCCATCGGGATCAAGGTGGTGAATCCGGGCGGCATCAGCGCCTTCAAGTTCAACCAGCGCAAGCTGGACCTGGACGAGGCGCACCGCTACTACGGCGTCACGCCCAGGCAGATCCTGCAAAGCCTCGCCCGCGCCGTGTACGAGCTGGGCGTGCCCCACCCGCTCCATGTGCACGGCTGCAATCTGGGTGTGCCCGGCAACCTCGACACCACCCTCAACACCATCGCTGCCGTCGACGGCTTGCCGCTGCACCTCACCCACATCCAATTCCACAGCTACGGTACCGAGGGCGACCGCAAGTTCTCCTCCGGCGCTGCGCGCATCGCCGAGGCCGTCAACAAACACCGCAATATCACGGTGGACGTGGGACAGATCCTGTTTGGCCAGACCGTCACCGCGTCGGGCGATACCATGCGTCAGTTCGCCAATGCCCACCACGCCCATCCCAACAAATGGGTGTGCATGGACATCGAATGCGACGCCGGCTGCGGCGTGGTGCCCTTCAAGTACAAGGATCAGAATTTCGTCAACGCGCTGCAGTGGTGCATCGGCCTGGAGATCTTCCTGCTGGTGGAAGACCCCTGGCGGATCTTCCTCACCACCGACCACCCCAACGGCGCGCCGTTCACCAGCTATCCCCACCTGATCCGGCTGCTCATGGACAAGAGCTTCCGCAACGACCGGCTCGCGAGCCTCCATCCCGAGGCCGTGGCCCAGAGCACCCTGGGCAGCATCGACCGGGAATACAGCCTGTACGAGATCGCCATCATGACCCGGGCCGGCGCCGCCCGCCTGCTGGGACTCGCCGACCGCGGTCATCTCGGCCCCGGAGCGGCGGCCGATATCACCGTCTACACCGAGGATGATGATAAAGAAAGGATGTTCGCGCGGCCCGATTACGTGTTCAAGGACGGCGAACTGGTGGTGGAGCGAGGCGAGGTGGTCAAGGTGGTGTGGGGAAATGTGCACACGGTCAAGCCGGAGTTCGACCGGGCCGCCATCGAGGCGCGCCTGAGGCCCTACTTCGACCGCTATCAAACCATGAAGCTGGACAATTTCATCATCCGCGACTGGGAGCTCGAGGGCGACGGGCGGAGCAAGATCTTGGTGCATCCATGCCGAGGGCGGGGCTAG
- the fhcD gene encoding formylmethanofuran--tetrahydromethanopterin N-formyltransferase, with protein sequence MIINGVEIDATFAEAFPMRATRVIITAQNLKWARIAAESMTGFATSVIACGCEAGIERELDPSETPDGRPGVAAMLFAMGGKVLAKQLETRAGQCVLTAPTSALFAGLQEGEKIPLGKNLRFFGDGFQISKVLAGKRYWRIPVMDGEFLCEETTAMVKAVGGGNFLILAESQPQALAACEAAIEAMRRVPNVIMPFPGGVVRSGSKVGSKYKALNASTNDAFCPTLKGQTRTALSPEIESVMEIVIDGLTEQDIRNAMRVGIGAVCGLGRQHGIRRISAGNYGGKLGPFLFHLQEIMA encoded by the coding sequence ATGATCATCAACGGCGTAGAGATCGACGCCACCTTCGCCGAAGCGTTCCCGATGCGGGCTACGCGGGTAATCATCACCGCGCAAAACCTGAAATGGGCCAGGATCGCCGCGGAGAGCATGACCGGCTTTGCCACCTCGGTCATCGCCTGCGGTTGTGAGGCCGGCATCGAGCGGGAACTGGACCCGAGCGAAACCCCCGATGGGCGGCCCGGGGTCGCGGCCATGCTCTTCGCCATGGGCGGCAAAGTGCTCGCCAAGCAGCTGGAAACCCGCGCCGGTCAGTGCGTGCTCACCGCACCCACATCGGCCCTGTTCGCCGGGCTCCAGGAGGGTGAAAAGATCCCCTTGGGCAAGAATCTCCGCTTCTTCGGCGATGGCTTCCAGATTTCCAAGGTGTTGGCCGGCAAGCGCTATTGGCGGATTCCAGTGATGGACGGCGAATTCCTGTGCGAGGAAACCACCGCCATGGTGAAGGCGGTGGGCGGCGGCAACTTCCTGATTCTGGCCGAATCCCAGCCCCAAGCCTTGGCGGCCTGTGAGGCCGCCATCGAGGCCATGCGCCGGGTGCCCAACGTCATCATGCCTTTCCCCGGCGGGGTCGTGCGCTCCGGTTCCAAGGTCGGCTCCAAGTACAAGGCCCTCAATGCTTCCACCAATGATGCCTTCTGTCCCACCCTCAAGGGACAGACCCGCACCGCACTGAGCCCGGAGATCGAGTCGGTGATGGAAATCGTGATCGATGGCCTGACCGAGCAGGACATCCGGAACGCCATGCGGGTTGGCATCGGGGCGGTGTGCGGTCTAGGCCGTCAACACGGCATCCGCCGCATCAGCGCCGGCAACTACGGCGGCAAACTCGGTCCGTTCCTTTTCCATCTCCAGGAGATCATGGCATGA
- a CDS encoding formylmethanofuran dehydrogenase subunit C, which translates to MTALTFSLKAESRQRIDVSPLTPDNLAGKTVAEIGAIPLQTGNRQVPTGQLFTIEGDDTRTLVFKGATAKLDYLGKAMASGEIRVEGGVGSYLGLHLNGGRIVVVGDAGAFAACEMKKGEIVIRGHAGDFLGAALPGNRKGMAGGVVLVKGDVGDRAGDHLRRGTLLIEGNAGAYLGSRMTAGTIAVLGQVGDHLGYAMGRGTLLLAQPPVAIPPTFNDCGTHTLSFIPLLLKGFAGLDTRFAGMGDALKRVRRYAGDMSQLGKGEILVAAS; encoded by the coding sequence ATGACGGCGCTCACCTTCAGCCTGAAGGCCGAATCCAGGCAGCGCATCGACGTGAGCCCGCTGACCCCGGACAACCTCGCCGGCAAGACCGTGGCCGAGATCGGCGCCATTCCCCTGCAAACCGGTAATCGGCAGGTGCCCACTGGCCAGCTGTTCACCATCGAAGGCGATGACACCCGCACGCTGGTTTTCAAGGGCGCTACGGCCAAGTTGGATTACCTCGGCAAAGCCATGGCCAGCGGCGAGATCCGGGTGGAGGGCGGCGTCGGCAGCTATCTCGGCTTGCACCTCAACGGCGGAAGAATCGTCGTGGTGGGCGATGCCGGCGCCTTTGCCGCCTGCGAAATGAAGAAGGGTGAAATCGTGATTCGCGGCCATGCCGGCGACTTCCTTGGCGCTGCCTTGCCGGGCAACCGGAAGGGCATGGCCGGCGGGGTGGTGTTGGTCAAGGGCGATGTGGGCGATCGGGCCGGGGATCACCTTAGGCGCGGCACCCTCCTCATCGAGGGGAATGCCGGTGCCTACCTGGGTTCCCGGATGACCGCGGGTACCATCGCTGTCCTCGGCCAGGTGGGCGACCACCTGGGTTACGCCATGGGGCGTGGCACTCTGCTGTTGGCTCAGCCCCCGGTCGCCATTCCGCCCACCTTCAATGATTGTGGCACCCATACCCTGAGTTTCATTCCACTGCTGCTGAAAGGCTTTGCCGGGCTGGATACCCGCTTCGCCGGCATGGGCGATGCCCTGAAGCGGGTGCGGCGCTATGCCGGAGACATGAGCCAGCTGGGCAAAGGCGAAATCCTGGTAGCCGCGTCCTGA
- a CDS encoding TonB-dependent receptor plug domain-containing protein, with protein MLLPVAAAMAEQTTTDETTKVFSLGVVEVSSSAPIAETSPLAETVAAEEIQRFNRYDVGSAINLLPGVTLQNLGARNERLAYVRGFNSRQVPLFIDGIPVYVPYDGNVDLNRFTTFDIGEIVVNKGFASVLYGPNTLGGAINLVSRRPTRRLEGNLGTGVGFDSRFDYNFYQGHFNVGTNQGTWYAQGGFSYLDRPFFRLSDDFVPVPGEDGGRRDNSGNTDYKGSFKIGYTPNATDEYAISYYNQNGRKDTPPYAGRDRTVTPRFWRWPYWDKESVYFVSRTGLGDGQYLKTRLYYDTFKNALDSYDDARYATQRRPFSFASKYDDYTFGAGLEWGSTFLDQHLIKAAFSYKQDVHHEIDDVNRGTPLERYADQLFSFGLEDTIALTGRLKLSLGVSHDRQDQLQARAFTSGVSEHFPLHSRSALNGQGGLFFEVTEDTQLHAYIARKTRFPTIKDRYSYRLGSAIPNPALVPEDTVNYEVGFDSRPGRTEFGASFFYSDLSNAIDSVTIAPTLCSRPPCFQLQNIGKAEYLGSELYATYTLDDQWKFHTNYTYLERHNRTHPNLRPLDTPRHKVFAYLEYGPWPYARFIASAEYNSSRFSSSDGRRRADAFLIGNLKAVWQMRQDLEAELGVNNVSDENYAYEEGFPEPGRNFFANANFRF; from the coding sequence ATGCTGCTGCCCGTCGCGGCAGCCATGGCCGAACAAACGACCACCGACGAGACGACGAAGGTGTTTTCCCTTGGAGTGGTGGAGGTGTCCTCTTCGGCTCCCATAGCCGAGACCAGTCCCTTGGCCGAGACTGTCGCCGCTGAGGAGATACAAAGGTTTAACCGCTACGATGTGGGTTCGGCCATCAACCTGCTGCCCGGGGTCACGCTGCAGAATCTCGGCGCCCGTAACGAGCGCCTGGCTTACGTGCGCGGATTCAATTCACGCCAGGTGCCCCTGTTCATCGACGGCATTCCGGTCTACGTGCCCTATGACGGCAATGTGGACTTAAATCGCTTCACCACCTTCGACATCGGCGAGATCGTCGTCAACAAGGGTTTCGCTTCGGTGCTGTACGGGCCTAACACCTTGGGCGGAGCCATTAACCTGGTCAGTCGGAGACCGACTCGGCGCCTGGAAGGAAACCTCGGCACTGGCGTCGGCTTCGATAGCCGTTTCGATTACAACTTCTACCAAGGCCACTTCAATGTGGGCACCAACCAGGGAACCTGGTACGCCCAGGGCGGTTTTTCCTACCTGGATCGTCCATTCTTCCGCCTGTCGGACGATTTCGTGCCGGTTCCGGGCGAAGACGGCGGGCGCCGGGACAACAGCGGGAACACCGATTACAAGGGCAGCTTCAAGATCGGCTACACGCCCAACGCCACCGACGAATACGCCATCAGCTACTACAACCAAAACGGCCGCAAGGATACGCCGCCCTATGCCGGCCGGGATCGGACCGTGACACCGCGGTTTTGGCGCTGGCCCTATTGGGACAAGGAGAGCGTGTACTTCGTGTCGCGCACAGGACTTGGTGATGGGCAGTACCTCAAGACCCGGCTCTATTACGATACCTTCAAGAACGCGCTCGATTCCTACGACGATGCCCGCTATGCGACGCAACGCCGGCCTTTTTCCTTCGCCAGCAAGTACGACGACTACACCTTCGGCGCGGGGCTCGAATGGGGCTCCACCTTCCTTGACCAGCATCTGATCAAGGCTGCCTTTAGCTACAAGCAGGACGTGCACCACGAGATCGATGATGTCAACCGCGGAACCCCGCTCGAACGCTATGCCGATCAGCTGTTTTCCTTCGGTTTGGAGGACACCATCGCGCTCACCGGCCGCCTGAAGCTGTCCCTGGGTGTGAGCCACGACCGCCAGGATCAACTCCAGGCCCGGGCGTTCACCAGCGGCGTTTCGGAGCATTTCCCGCTTCACAGCCGTTCGGCGCTCAATGGACAGGGTGGACTGTTCTTCGAGGTGACCGAGGATACTCAGCTGCATGCCTACATTGCGCGCAAGACGCGTTTTCCCACCATCAAGGACCGCTACTCCTACCGGCTCGGTTCGGCGATCCCCAATCCTGCATTGGTACCGGAAGACACCGTCAACTACGAGGTGGGTTTCGATAGCCGGCCGGGACGTACGGAGTTTGGCGCGAGCTTCTTCTACAGCGATCTCTCGAACGCTATCGACAGTGTCACCATCGCCCCCACCCTTTGCAGCCGCCCGCCTTGCTTCCAGTTGCAGAACATCGGGAAGGCCGAGTACCTCGGCTCGGAGCTGTACGCGACTTACACCTTGGACGACCAGTGGAAATTCCACACCAACTACACCTACTTGGAGCGCCACAACCGGACCCATCCCAACCTCCGGCCACTCGACACCCCCAGGCACAAGGTCTTCGCCTATCTGGAATATGGGCCCTGGCCGTACGCCCGCTTCATCGCCAGTGCCGAGTACAACTCCAGCCGTTTCAGCAGCTCCGACGGCCGCCGCCGGGCGGACGCCTTCCTGATCGGAAACCTCAAGGCAGTGTGGCAAATGCGCCAGGATTTGGAAGCGGAGCTCGGGGTCAACAACGTCTCCGATGAAAACTACGCCTACGAAGAAGGCTTCCCGGAACCGGGTCGCAACTTCTTCGCCAACGCCAATTTCCGGTTTTGA